Proteins found in one Streptomyces sp. NBC_00461 genomic segment:
- a CDS encoding class I adenylate-forming enzyme family protein gives MQHETLVVSGDFDTVDHLLAAAAAQQGERDAYVGPDDRMSFAEWHLRSDLVAEELRRRGVGRGDVVALVMPNSCDFAVVFAAIAKLGAVTTALNTRLGPQEMEAIAQTCLPRLVVRDGTLATPPLPGEPRSLLRSELAGIYARVAVDLPRGQCNPADPVVIMWTSGTTGNPKGPYLDHRNLKAVSDAAGPMSTPGDRRLVPTPFPHAGYMARLWDQIHHLTTVIIGVMPWSVDSMLRQIVEERVTVIGAVPTQWEKLVQFPGIDELDLGSVRVGLSATAPARPELVERVKEVLGCPLVVRYAMTESPSIAGTRPEDPPEVQFRTVGRPQVGMEVSVLADEGEVGMVRIRGACVMRGYWNDPARTAKAFDSEGWLLTGDLGYLDADGNLVLTGRSSDMYIRGGYNVYPAEVESLLVTHPKVANVSIVAAPAPTIGEIGVAFVVPVPGETVTLDELREFVRRNLADYKAPDVLHVIQELPANAMHKINRSALRELAKASVTTETAPVSAAGVGR, from the coding sequence GGCGGCGGCCGCCCAACAGGGGGAGCGCGACGCGTACGTCGGTCCCGACGATCGGATGAGCTTTGCAGAGTGGCATCTCCGCTCCGATCTGGTGGCGGAGGAGCTCCGCCGACGCGGTGTCGGCCGGGGCGACGTCGTGGCGCTCGTGATGCCCAACTCGTGTGACTTCGCCGTCGTGTTCGCGGCGATCGCGAAGCTCGGTGCTGTCACCACCGCACTCAACACTCGGCTCGGGCCCCAGGAGATGGAGGCGATCGCCCAGACATGCTTGCCACGGCTGGTGGTGCGTGATGGCACGCTGGCCACCCCGCCGCTGCCCGGCGAGCCGCGGTCCCTCCTTCGTTCCGAGCTGGCGGGGATCTACGCTCGCGTGGCGGTCGACCTGCCGCGTGGCCAGTGCAACCCCGCGGACCCGGTCGTGATCATGTGGACCAGTGGTACGACCGGGAACCCCAAGGGCCCCTACCTTGACCACCGCAACCTCAAGGCCGTCTCCGACGCTGCCGGACCGATGAGCACACCCGGTGACCGCAGACTGGTTCCCACACCATTCCCGCACGCCGGCTACATGGCGCGCCTGTGGGACCAGATCCACCACCTGACGACCGTGATCATTGGCGTGATGCCATGGTCGGTGGACTCCATGCTGCGGCAGATCGTCGAGGAGAGAGTCACGGTGATCGGCGCCGTACCGACCCAGTGGGAGAAGCTTGTTCAGTTTCCCGGCATCGACGAGCTCGACCTCGGCTCCGTCCGCGTGGGGCTCAGCGCGACCGCTCCCGCACGACCCGAGTTGGTGGAGCGGGTCAAGGAGGTCCTCGGCTGCCCGCTCGTGGTCCGCTATGCGATGACGGAGAGCCCGAGCATCGCCGGCACCCGACCTGAGGACCCGCCGGAGGTGCAATTCCGCACCGTGGGCCGCCCCCAAGTCGGCATGGAGGTTTCCGTGCTGGCCGACGAGGGGGAAGTCGGCATGGTCCGCATCCGTGGGGCCTGCGTGATGCGCGGCTACTGGAACGACCCGGCACGGACGGCGAAGGCATTCGACTCCGAGGGCTGGCTGCTGACGGGCGATCTCGGCTATCTCGATGCCGACGGCAACCTCGTGCTCACCGGCCGCTCCAGCGACATGTACATCCGCGGCGGCTACAACGTCTATCCCGCCGAGGTGGAGAGCCTGTTGGTCACCCACCCGAAAGTCGCCAATGTCAGCATCGTCGCTGCTCCGGCGCCGACTATCGGTGAGATTGGTGTTGCCTTCGTGGTGCCGGTACCCGGTGAGACGGTCACCTTGGATGAGTTGCGGGAGTTCGTACGACGAAACCTGGCCGACTACAAGGCGCCGGACGTTCTGCATGTTATCCAGGAGCTGCCGGCGAACGCGATGCACAAGATCAATCGGAGCGCGCTGCGCGAGTTGGCGAAGGCCTCCGTGACCACCGAGACCGCCCCGGTATCTGCCGCCGGCGTGGGCCGCTGA